The Helianthus annuus cultivar XRQ/B chromosome 16, HanXRQr2.0-SUNRISE, whole genome shotgun sequence genome includes a window with the following:
- the LOC110944423 gene encoding uncharacterized protein LOC110944423: MAEEFDESEVTFVEFEAQNTQENHTEWQHYKLKKKSKKKTKKHSTPISIPKGISCVGYVESDLFEDDYEYERIVPPHVILARRVARKVAYSICAGCGKTSKGRELIHVRDLIFRLMGYLES, from the coding sequence ATGGCTGAAGAATTTGACGAATCTGAAGTTACTTTTGTAGAGTTTGAAGCACAAAACACACAAGAAAATCACACCGAATGGCAACATTACAAGTTAAAGAAGAAAAGCAAGAAGAAAACGAAAAAGCATTCGACTCCAATCAGTATTCCTAAAGGGATATCTTGTGTCGGATATGTAGAGTCGGATTTATTTGAAGATGATTATGAATATGAGAGAATAGTGCCGCCGCATGTAATATTGGCGCGAAGAGTTGCAAGAAAAGTAGCATATTCAATTTGTGCAGGATGTGGAAAGACTTCAAAAGGAAGGGAACTGATACACGTGAGGGATTTGATCTTTAGGCTCATGGGTTATCTTGAAAGTTGA